The window CCTTAAGAcaagattagttattttttaaaaagttatTTTAGATATCATCaagataagattagttatttttaaaatttattttaaaattaggaataatttttaatcatataatataatattcaaTATGGGTAAAACCGAAATGACCTATAACCCATTAATTCTTTTCAATTAGACATGCCATATAAGAGTGAAAAACACTCTAATTAAAATAGttactttcatatatatatatatatatatatatatatatatatgcgtgtgtgtgtgtgtgtgtgttgtgtGTTTTCTCTCCATTTACGTAGGCTTCATAATTGAGTCGAACTATATTAAACCTTATGTGTCACTTATATTTTCGTGTTTGTAGCTTGTGTTTCATTAAATTATTCTGCTCCTGATTTTTTAACAGTGCTTTATTCTGCATTTGATCCCAACAATTGGTAACATTGCTTATGCAATGTGAGTTTGGGTTACCCATTGACAAGTGGTCTCATCTTGAAATTGGGGAGGTAAATTATTCTATTCTTGACGGTGGACCAAAGGGTTAAGAAGTTTGACTAATGTTGAATCAAGGTAATAGTGGTTTGGTTGGGTGTTCGGTTACTAGTAGACCACGAAACTAAAAGTTTGTAGGGGTCTAGGATTTGTTGTGGTTGTTGAAGATCAGCCAGTTCACGAGCTGGAGAAGATGCTGCTTCAGGTGTTAAGGTGTTGAAGATTTGGAGATTTGGAGCTGGAGAAGAGCTGGAGAAGATGCTGCTTCAGGTGTTGAAGATTTGGAGTTAAAATGAAGGGTTACTCATAGAAAGGGCTATTGTTAAATTCATGAATAAAGATGTCTCTCATTGGTTTTGAGAGGGGAAAAAAGATTACATAATAGTTAATATATAGGAAAGAGTCTGAAACCTATTAGTTTAACCTTTTGGATTCAATTTGGATCCCTAATTTATGTATTAGGCCTTTTAGTGGGTTCTTTTCGAGTTTTTCTCCCTAACAAAAACGACATGACAAAGCAACAAAATAAGGCTTAGATAAGTTACAAGCTAAATAGTACAAGTGCCAGTTTGGATTTGCAGAGgcttatccaaaattaaaagtatTTATAAGTGCTTAAATAAAATAAGGCTAGAAGCTGCAAGCTAAATAGTGTAAGCGCCAGTTTGGTTTGTCGTGGCTTATCCAAAAGTAATTCACTTACTAAAGCTTTCAGTAAAAGTATTTATAAATGTTTAAATAAAATGTTTAGGTGTGTATTTCAATAACTATTTTTTGTATTTAAGAATGTGTGTTTTTGAGTTTTTCAAATTGtggttctctttcttttttcatttttaaatttatgattaaatggttaaattttagttttattttgaaACATATATTTTATTCTAAATGCTCCAAGTTTCTTGTGCTAAAAGTGCTTTTGCAACCAAAAGTTCTACTTCAAAATGCATGGAATGGTACTTACTCAACTCTTTAAAAGGACTTATATGATTGAGAAGCACTGTTTTAGCAAAAATACCGCACTCTCAAACAAGCTCTAAGACGCGCATCAAGTTGGGAGGCAGAACGAATTTTTTACCCTCACAAAGTTCATAGAGAAAGTCATAGCGACAATAAACTTAGGCTGTGTTTGGATGGGGGATTTAGATTTCAAATCCTTCACCAATTTCCCTAACATGTTTGGATGAATTAAAAGAGAATTGGATTTGAAATTCATCCTTGAATTGAAAGGATTTGTATTGTTATAATTAATGAATTTCAAATACACTCAATTTAGGTGTTTCAAATCCTTCCTATTCATAtctttccatctttcatctaaGTTATGCACACTTGTGAAATGATTTTCTATTGTTGAATGTGGTTTGAGAACTCCACAAATTAATGTGTGAGATATTAcgtgaaaaaattgatttttgcAGCGATGAAGTCACCCATGATGAAGATAAGAGCGACTTACAACAACTGGAACAGAAGACTTCGAAGGAGGAGGAAAACTTATGGAAGTTTAATATAAGTCGACTAAACTTTCCGGTTCTTCCAATTTCGCCCCAATTTGGTTATAAATTGCACATCCCCTTGTCATGCTATATTCATTAAGCAAACAATGTAAATGATTTATTGTGGATTTAACATGAagtcatttcaaattcattcaaTTAAAATTCATccttaaattcaaatttatccatccaaacagagccttactcccaccccccccccccccccccccccgactgggattttaaaaaaaaaaaaaaaaaaaaaaggagacatTTTCTATTGGAGTTGTGAATGGAGCCAAGGACAGGCCATCCTTAGGCTGCACGCAATTGCCAATAAAGATTAAAGAAAGTCCACATATTTAGCCActaataaggaaaacaaaacctCTACATTTATTCAACtcttaaaagaaaagaaatattaaCTCATAATCCAccaatccaaaaaaatctatCCATTAGTATCAACGCATAAAACATTAAAACAAACGTAtcaaaaaattgatttttaGTTTCCCCATTCCTCCTCTTCACCAGTCAGATCATGCCCCTCTTTTAAGAGTCAGATCATGCCTCTTCACCACCCTGGCAGCTATCTGTCTTTTCTCCAACTCATCTGCTGCTTTGGTATTTGCGACGAATATGCCCCAGGGGTGGTTGGCGAAAGGTAAACTTCAAGAACCCACAGGTGGTAGCAGACAGAAAATATGCCATAGATGAATATTACAAAGAGGCCTAAACCAAGTTGCAGTTTGAAACCGTGGTGACTGGAGGCACAGTTGCAAGTCCTGGCTGGTTTGAGTTACAAGCTTGTGATCAAGCTTAAGGCATTGGATGGCACTGCTTCTAATCTGTACGAGGCCAAAGTTTGTGCCTCCCTGTTCTTTAGGAAGCTCACTTCCTTCAAGAAACTTCCCTAATCAGATTTAGAGGATGTAATAATCATAATGTGCTATCATATTTGCTTAAAGCTGTGGCATGTGAGGTGTTTGAAATGTGCTATAAGATCTTTTCTACATATGCAAAAATTAGAGCACTTATTTAGTTTTTGTGACAATTATAGGTCACAAACCAACccacttaactaaatttatccatatccgcccatgaatagataggtatgggtatcttaaatttttgtatatagatataaatgggttatccaataatactcatttattaaatgggtattattggataacccattaaacccatttaaaattctcATTTCCCAAGTCTCTTCTCTTCTCCCACCCATTTTTTTCTtcagatttttcattttatcatgatgttaactacttttgtttcattattattattattatttgttggttttattttattattttattttctcttagtttgttaacttgctcatttttcaacattactaatttatgataagttttagcctcttttcttatctttctaaaatggaattttaaatttatatatgaaaaaaatgttagaggtttaaaatttttggattaagtttttatattaacttttatagtacttagttcaaatttttatattcttattattcaattattaaataatatgtgattttgCTACATAGAGtgtaaatggaaaaaaattggtaattaggcttgttgagtattataagtaaatatttaaaactaatgatgggtacaaagagcagtataaattgataacttagtttgcaaaaatgaatttaaatgaatttacaaaaagttaaaataaattggttataaatgggtaattggattactcaatttattttttgacttacctaTTTATACTCATCTAATTAAATGAGTATAAATGGGTTGATTTACTTATACCCATTATCCATTTTACCCAACTCAAACCCGCCCAAGTtatccattttgacacctctagtgACAATACATCGTAACATTTGTTCCGTCCATAAATATGTGTCGGAACTTGTGTGTATGTCcgatttaatttatattttagttAAATAAAAAATCTTGCCTAAAGATAACCAAAAGGATCATGCCTAACAACAAAGTATTTGTCGTTTGAATAGTGGAATAGGGATAATAggaattggaaaatattgagtaCAATGTATTTGCTTTCCTCTCGTACTACGATGAAATGCTTACTAGACAATAATTTGAAATGTGCAATAAGATGTTTTTGATTAACCATTTTAATTATATCCAAAATAGTTTGTTTGACCAACTGAtagggaaataaataaaaataaagcagGGGATGCATATTTGTCTAAATTGGTTCTTCTGGTCGAGTATACTTGAGGAAATAAAGGATGCAACGCAAGTAAATTATTTAAAGATATAAGTTTGTCCTTGTTGTTTTGTCTTGGTGCtataagtaatattagtttgTTTATTATTGTATCATGTGTTATGAAAGCAGAAAAATAGAAGGATCCTTTGTTTTCACCTTGATTTCTAAGAACCAAACAAGCCAACGTGGatggtgaattttgttttttggcTGCTCAATCCTACTTTCAAGCCTGTATTGTGATCCattgatttgttttattattgcaAAGTCCAAATGACGTTTACAACATTGATGACTTTATTATCATTTAGAGTAGCATATTATTGCATGTTGACTTTGTTATCACGGGACTGACCAAAAACCAATTGGAAAAATTGATATCATTTCAATCTGATCTTTTTCTCTAAGAAACAAATCATAGCATGTAATCAATTCTAATAAGACCGCTGAAGATAATGAGATTCCAAATACATCAATAGGGCGTTGTTTTGTataaataaatggaaaacttaaATCATTATCTATAGTATGCTTGTACATGAGTATTCACAAATGCAACTATGTTTCTAGTGACCTTATAATTTGAGACCTTctctttattgtttttttttttttggggttaagGTAGACGTTATTTGAGAATTCACAAAGGTCAGCCCAATTATTAGAAGAGAACTCTTAGTGTTCTTTTTATTGTTAGGTTTAGAGTTCAAATTTCGCGTCTGATAATTGGGATATAGGAAGGATGTAGAGACGGAtggaaggatttttttttttttttaaaaagacaaCCTTATCTGAGACCCTACAACTTTGTATGTCCAATATTACATCCTCCTGCAAGTATTCTTTTAATAGAAAGGGGGAAAACATTTTTCTTGTACACGTGGCTTAGTTATCAAATTTCCAAGAGTGCATGATGGCACCCACTGAAAATTTTCTCGTTTCTTGAAGCTAAAGGACCGTAAGAATCTACTTTAGGGCTTCATTTACATACAGAATCCGTTTCTAGGATAGGGTGAACGCCAGTCTCACTTTCAATTAGGAAAGCAACGTATAGAAAAGCAAAAGATGAGAAAAGCTATGGAGGTTCACCAATTATTCTTTTGGAAATCAGGTAAAGGGAAAGAGGAAGCATCTTTCATCAATTCCTCCAAATCCCATTCCTTAACTCTCAGTTCTTCAGCTTCCCAGTAACTCCCATATCCATCCGCATTTTCGACTTTGATGTAGTTGTTGTTCCCGTAGTAGTTAATCATGTTGCTCCTGTTATCCACTGTGTTACTGGTAGGGTTTCTGTCGACAAAATTGGCGGTAGTGATTGCACTTCTTTCTACTTCTCCAGGCTCTAATGGTGGAAAGAAGATTGATCTTTGCCCTTCAAGATTGCCAGTACTGAATGTGGGATTATCATAAGCAGCCTGTCTTATGCATGACTGTGGATCGAAGTAAGAACCTGCATTGGTACCACCAGAAGTACTAAGGCTTTGCTCCAGCATGGGCAATGGATCAACCATGTTGGTGAGAGCCATAGAGTGCATGGAAGATGAGGCCGATGACGATATATCGACAAACATCCCCATCATGCTTTGTTCTTGAATGGAGGATGAGTCGCTTGTATTTGGGGAGGATGAGTTCTTTAGCCTCTTCTTTATTGTTGAATTCCAAAAGTTCTTTATCTCATTATCAGTACGCCCAGGTAAGCGTGCTGCAATTTGGGACCACCTTCCAGACAATGTCAACAAGGAAATTAAGACTTAGAACAATGTTTAATTTGTAAATTATATAAatgtcatttttcttttcctcatttGCATGGTTTGCATGGGATCTTTATTGATTTCTCAGGATGAGGTTGCATGTTCTTGATTGGGGCCCTAGGGTATCTTGAACTCCAAGGGCAGCTAAAGACATGTAACAGATTGCACAAAAAATGTCCTTTTCATTTGTAATCCTTAGCTAACatcacaataataataaatctgACTTTGGGCTCACTTGGTCTAATCAAGTTTAACTAAACCACTTTACCAGTACTATATATAAAATTCCGCAAACTTCACCATGAAACCACatgaaaacaaacaaaaaaagaaatacaTGCCACCTAACAGAATAAATTTTATATGGGACGATATAAACTGTCAATTGAGCAAGACGTGTTTCTCTACCATAGATTAAAGAACCAATTGACAAATCTTTTACTGGAAGAAGCTGACTAATTTGTTCAGCAGTGCTCTTGGGATATAATGGACCGAGGGTTGCTGTTAAGATAATTCTTTGTCTAAGTTCTTATTCCACTCCTAATCCTATCTTTTATTATCTTGTCATGTGTCctccataaacatccaattgaatttttttcataatttcAATAACTACCAAGAGGATACTAATTAAAATGCAGtagataaaaaagtaaatatACAGCAGAAAAAAATGTACAACAAAtgtttatatattattttttaaatttgatgtattttttacccttttagcacttattaaaaaatttaaaaaaaatgtttgagTTAAGATGGGATTGTACGGAGGACAAATAATAAGACAGTAAAGAATAGAAAAGCGAGTCAGATAGGAAAGTAAGATAGAAGATCCTTTGTGTTCTTTTCGTTCTTGCTTTAGTTTGACGGGAAAAGAATTTTCTATatcttattttttaataatttacgagtacttctttttctcttttcttgtgACCGATGTGAAGCAAAGTGAAtccctggaaaaaaaaaatttttttccaaaaaaagaaGGTATCATATGGTAAGTGCTGGCCAAGTTCATCAATCGACTAGTTATAATCTAATGAGAAATTGATCTAATCTTTCGGCAGCTTGCAATCTGTAAAATAGAGAGGTTGATTAATTTAGAATGGTTTTGAGTGTCAgaacaaaataaacaattaatttgccTTCATAGGGAATATGAAAGCATAATTATTTGGCATGGTAAAAATTCTATTATGTAGCTATGAATTTGAGATGTCAGTTCATTAGTAGACATGAATTCTGATTCAAATGAACCATTGGTAACCAAAAAAAAACGTATTAGATACTTAACCTGCCTTTGTTACGTAAGGAATTGAATGGATACACAAACCCATGTGAATTACTCATAGCACGCACAATGGAATGAGTAATTTCAATATAAAAACATAATTGTATTTCCAGATAAAAATAAGAACTCTAACTATATTTTCAGTCTTAATAAACTTCTGTAACCCTAAAAAATAGAGGCggttaatttcaaattttagatttctgGACTTAAGGGCTTGTAAAAAATGTCATCTTTCTTCACCTTTTAGATGACATAATATTATATTATCATACAACTCACGCGCGATGGAACCAGCTAAAATATAAGAAGGATATTGCATATGTGCAATCAAAAGATGAGATTATTATGCCCACATCTTTCAAAACTTTGATGATTAACAGCTTAATTATTTAGCAAGCAAACATAATTAATGGTTTATTACCCTTCCCCTGTACTTGACCATGAAGTCTTGATGTTTAAGAGTGTTCAAACTATTTTGCATGGTTTACCTTCTTTACTAATACAATGTGACAAGTGGAAGGTCGCTTTCATAAAGATAGCAGCAACAAATACTATCTACTCATCTTTCCATATCATGATGGGACCATGCTGCAACTAACCCCCTTGATCTGTAACCATTTCCTTAAAGAGAGTATTTTGTCAAAAGTTACTGAATGTCATTGCATTCTAGAATTTGTTTAGAGAATTGACTGAAAAGCATGAgatatgggttttttttttttaatattatatgcAAACAGAAGCGgtgaaaatatattaaaatggTCTTGATGTCATTTCCAATGATCTTATTTTTAATGGCattttcccaaaaataattGTTGTAGGTACGAATGAATTTGAACTctaatttctttttgtaatcCAAAGTAGAACTTCAAGGAGGGCACTCAAACTTCATCCGTACGAGTATTGCTTAGACTTGATTATGCATATCCAATTGTGCCAGTATTTTCTAGTTTCCAGTCTCATTCTCTGTGCACTGTCCCTAATGTACCACAAGACTTCGGTCTTGTGGTCAGGGAGGCTTATTTGAGTCCTCCCGTGTAGCAATTCGGGAGTTCGAACTCCTGCTTATTGCATTAGTAAGGGAAGCCTGActtcttatttttcaaaaaatccaGAAAGTATAGTAGTACAGTTGTCTGCTAAACCTCCCGGCCCCTCCCATGTAGTGCAAGATTAGGATAGGTTATTGATGATAGTAACGTCTTATGGTAACTTGTGTTTAGTGTGGTCAAGAATATTGACATTATTATAGTGATTTTGAAAGTTGCATAGATTTAAACAAGCTCAAATAGTAAATCCCTCGAATGAAATCTTTAGTTTTAAGTGCATGAAACTTGGAATTTGAGGGGCGAGAAGTTTTAGGTAAACATTACAAAGTGTCCACGAATTAGCTGCCTCTGACTTTCGTACTTTCCCATGGCAAAGCACAATGTGGGAAGAGTTTTCAGTTTTCACCACTGGAgcataaattcaacatgaaGGTAAAGTTATATGCCAGTTAATGTTCATCTACCAAGCAGACTTAGTGGACAAACAAATACACAAGAAAAAAACacacaaagagagagagagagagacctaTTTCCGAGAAGAGCATGCAAGTGGATTATGAGCTCTTCTTCTTGGGGTGAAAATGCCCCTCTTTTAAGATCAGGCCTCAAGTAATTAATCCATCTGAGTCTGCAGCTTTTTCCACATCTTTGTAAACCAGCATTTCTTGCAACATCACTCCAACAACCTTGACCATTTGTCAGCATGTAATTCATTAGTTTGTCATCTTCTTCAGGTGACCACAACCCTTTTCTGAGCTTCACACTACTGTTGCTCATGTTATTGCTATTGTTATTCTTCTCAACGGAGGGCTCCGGCTTCCTCATTTCCCTGAGCCCTTTTACCCTACTGTCTTGGTGTAATCAAGTGATAATGTTATAGAGAGAAACTTCATTCTTGAAATAGAATGTGACGgggggaaagagagagagagagagagagagagagagagagagagaatggaAATCATGATCATTATGATGTTGATGCTTGTGGCCTTCTTGGGGTTGCTTAGAAATTGAGAGTTGGTTGATGGGTCGAGTGAGAAAAACGGTTTGGAATGAGATGGGTGGTCGTCTTGTCTTTGACTCCatatcttctctttttctatGCATATTTCTTCAAACTTAAGCTAGGCTTTTGATACTACTTTTTGCAATTAATGGTTATTGTGCCATTGAAGGTAAAATAAAGAAGACAAAGCTGATTTAAGAGAGTGTTCTTTGAAGCCAAGAGATTTTCGCTTCCACCGTGTACATATTATACATTTTCATCCTATCTTTCTCTCTTCATCCACACATGTATATGATGAAAAGTATTATAGTTATAGACTTACAGATATGTCCAGTTCACACTAATTCTAAATCACTATAAACTCATAGGATGCTTGATATTAATCAGATTCGGGCCTCTCAAATTGAGCTTTTGTTCAGTTTCACAGGTTATGTAATTCTTACAATATTTGGTAAAGTTTGGTATAACTTTAGTGTAAATGTTAATTTTGTAAACTTATATAATTAAGTTCACAATGGATCATAGTCTAGTTGATAAGATATTTCACTTGTAATCGATAAATCATCGGAAGTAATTAGGTACCGATattgatttatttttaaaattatacaatTAAGTTGATTTAAATTTACCATTACACCAAATTTGTAATAATTTATGTGAAAGTTACAAGAATTATATCAACGAGACCAAACTGGATAGAACTTAACTTGAGAGCCCCTGATCCATAATAATCCACTATGCCAAAATATCTAAAGTAATGATTTTCCAATTTTGTGGCCATTTTAGAAATTTGTTTTCAACTTCACAAATTTCTCGAAAACTAATTGAAAGCATCTGTTTAGTACATGTGTTACATTGGTTCTTAAACATAAAGATGAGATGAAATTAACCTATAAATATTGTTTGTACTATTGTATGGGAGCCGAATGCCTATGCTTGCCTGTCTACGTGTCTAATGCGTCAATAATCCAAAGATGATGCGCATACAGTACTAGCTACAACAAGACATTCTAAATTAAACTTCAAATTAATGTATTTAGCAGAGAATTAATCAATTGTGGTTTAGTAGGAGTGGATTGAGTTGGGTGATGCGAGGGAGGGAGTATAAGTAAAAGGTCTCGGATTCGAATCCTCCCGCTTAcactaaaagaaaaacaaatcaatTGTGGTTTAGTCAATCCGGGATTCCACTGGATTACCAATGATTGGTTTTTTGGCATATCTGGGAGAAACTACATGTCTCCGTGCAGAGGCTTGTGCCCTTCTTATTGGTCTTCAGATCTGTATACATAACGGTTTTGGAAACATATGTGTACAATCAGATTCATTGGTTTTAATTGGGATCATTCAACGCCGAACTCAGTGTCCGTGGAAAATTCGAAGATACGTCAACCAGATTTGGCAGTTATTAGATGATCCACCTAGATTCACGCACTGCTATCGGGAGGCTAACACAGTTGCTGATGCTTTATCTAATGTGGGTATATCTCATCCAGATAAACAAATTGAGGTTTATGATACCTTCAGTACATTCCCAAGATTGGCTCGTGGGGCAATCCGTTTGGACAGAATAGGGATACCTTCAATTAGAAAAATGAGGATTATGTAAGAGGAATATTTGGTTATATTCtccatgaataaataaaaagaatttctttaaaaaaaaaattagtcaaTGCGTATAGGTGCTTGTATCTAATGATTGGAGAACTTGATTTTCGCAGACATAAAACCCTTGCAAACATCAGTTGAATTATCTTTTTCAGCTTTATTATCATTGTGGAGGAGaaacgaaaaaaagaaaaaaaaaaaggactctGATGCAGCAAGGCATCCTAGGAATGTTAAAATAGCAATTTAGAGCTTTGTTCTTTAAGGTTTAAATCGCCTAAGATAATGTACACATTAGTATTCCTTTTACGAATAATATCATTGATTCAGATAAATTAAGCACCTTTTGAATACATGCATGTGTTAGTGTAAATATTGAAGGAATTCAATTGTGGAATTCAATTGCTAAAAATCAACAATGTTAACCAAACAAATTTAGTGATTTCAAGCCATAACATGAAAATAATAGTGACACGCGTGATCGAATGAGATTTGACTTAATTACCAAGGCCACGtgaaagaaatagaaaatcttCATGTAGGTTATTTGGTTAGTAGTCAAGTAATAAAAGTAAACAATCTAGCCAAATTCCTGAAGCCATAAATTAGAAAATGTTAACCTGGGCTCTAGTCCGGGTAAATGAAAATAATtagaaaactatttttttgatAATAAGCATATTTCATTAACAAATTGTTGAAATTTGTCTAGCACAATTTGATCAACATTATTGCCTTAATAGTAGGTTAAACATgcattagaaattataaatctaCAATAGATCCGAAAAATTATGAACATAtctaaaaatataagaaatttcaaagatgTTTTCTAATAGGTAGATTGTTGCAACTCCCCTCTGTGCATATTGCAATCTCAAATTTATTAATTAACGGTTTTAAGTTCCAAAAGTGATAATGAGATCTATTGAAATAGATTCAAgatccaaaaaaattttaagtttgacaaccaaatttgaaataaatttagatttaacaataaaaaaatacaaaaatatccATAGGAATCCGTAGAAAAATCGAAAATTCTCATTAAAAATCCCTAGGAGACTAAAAACTCTCAATAAGAAGATTTAGAAGATACTTTATTagaaaaaccaaaacaaaacaaaacgaGATTCTTAattaacacacaaaaaaaaacctgcaaaaaaataataaaattatcacTTTCtcaattaacaaattttgacctcggcaatttttcttttatctaATAGGGAACTTGAAAAAATATGTCCATTTGCTTTTAATCAATATTCGATCCTGTCTCCACTTGAACATAAGCAACTAATTGAGTCCATCCTCTAATTGACTCATGAGAAGCGCCTATATTCAAATCCTCCCCCTGTAAGATTTTCTTTCTCACCATCACTAACAATTTGAAAGCAATCTTATCTTGAGGTATTCACATGTAATAAAAACTATTAGCCATTGAGTATACTGTTCAAGGAAATCAGATTCTTTCAcatcattgaaaaatatgtcaCACCACCTAAAGAATAAAAATTTCCATCTCTAACTTTGAATTTTACTATAACGCTTGTGACTCTCAAGTAGATCCAATACCCATAGACAAAAAACTTGTCTTCTTTGTTTTGAGTGCATTAACATACTCTATGATAGAGTAGTAACATGTGAAATGCAACCAAAATCTAAAATCCCACCCTCACGGGATGAGGTATAACACCGTTAGAAAATTGTGAGACTATTTTCAGTGGATTGTATTTAAATTCGACATTGGACTCTGCCGTCTTTCATGACCTCTAAGCGACCTACCAATCTTTCCTTTCAACGCCTTTTTGCCATTTGTTTTTGGACAAATATATCCTTCTTTCTGCTTTGCCAATGAGTAAAACATGTACAACCATTTAATTGTTGAATTGGATATCCATTAATGTACTTGATCTCAATAGCTAGCCAAAATTCAACCTGGCTCCGCTATCAGTTGTTGGGATTCTAttgtaattaaaataaatgactATTAAAAAATAATGTACTCTACCATTTGGTTGAAAACAAGCCATAGCATGAAAAATGTGAGTGATAGACAATATTGACATGGTTGGATTTATTTACGAAAGCTACATCTGAGTAGGGATATATATGAGATTAATTAAATCGAACACCTATTGGTCAAATGTGTTCAattattttaacaaatttaaaattgtaTTTCAAGTTTGAC is drawn from Coffea arabica cultivar ET-39 chromosome 1c, Coffea Arabica ET-39 HiFi, whole genome shotgun sequence and contains these coding sequences:
- the LOC113720501 gene encoding transcription factor MYB83-like, whose protein sequence is MRKPEPSVEKNNNSNNMSNSSVKLRKGLWSPEEDDKLMNYMLTNGQGCWSDVARNAGLQRCGKSCRLRWINYLRPDLKRGAFSPQEEELIIHLHALLGNRWSQIAARLPGRTDNEIKNFWNSTIKKRLKNSSSPNTSDSSSIQEQSMMGMFVDISSSASSSMHSMALTNMVDPLPMLEQSLSTSGGTNAGSYFDPQSCIRQAAYDNPTFSTGNLEGQRSIFFPPLEPGEVERSAITTANFVDRNPTSNTVDNRSNMINYYGNNNYIKVENADGYGSYWEAEELRVKEWDLEELMKDASSFPLPDFQKNNW